From Spiroplasma endosymbiont of Amphimallon solstitiale:
TAATTTTTGGTCATCCATACTTTTCTACATAATTAAAAGAAAAATAAGTATATTCATATTCTGCTTGAATATGTGTATATGTTTTTTTAGTTATTAAGTTATTAATTAAATTACTAAGTATTTTTAATTTTAAATCTTTCATAACTCTTGCACGTTTTTCAATATTAAATTCTTCATCTGTAAAATATCTAGTTCTTTTCTCTATATTATCTCAATATATTCTTCTATTAAAAGTTACAAATCCAATTTCAGTATTTACTGTTCTATTACGTTTTTTAGAAACTTTATATCTTTCTTTTTCTTCTGCAGTTCTATTTTGAAAAAAATTTTCATCTCAATCCTCGACTTCTTTGACAAAATATGATTTAATATCATTGATTTTATTGTTTAAATAATTTTGAAAATTAAATATTTTTCAACACCTTTCTATTGATTTTTTAACTCCAAGCATTGTATCAAATTTATTAATTTAATGTTGAAAAATATTTAGTTTCATAGTATAATATTAAAGAACGATAAAATTGATGATAATGATGTATTTCTATGTTTAACGTTTAAAGATAACTTTTATTAGTTATCTTTTCTTTTTTAATAAAATAATGTACAATAAAGAAAAATATAAATAGAAAAGGAAAATAAAAATGGATTATTTATTGTTAACTGAAATAAAAGAAGTAGATCCACCTATGACTGTATTTTATATTATGTTAATTCCTTTATCATTAGCATGAATGGCATTTGCTCTTCATTTAATTAATTTAGGATGAGAGTTATGTGAAAAAAATAATCCTTTTGGAATTGTATTGTTTACTATTTCTCTAAATATTATCGGTACTATTATTGGTGCTATGATTATGTATAAATCACAACATCCGGAATTTAAGTTTTGAAAAAGTTTAGGAAATAAAATTAAGAAAATGTTCAAATTTAAGAAAAGAAAAAATAAAAAAATAGCAGTATAATGCTATTTTTTGTTATAATTATATTATAAAAATTCAATAAAAAAGTATAGGGAGTAATTAATATAGTTCATAAGTTATTTTGAAAAGGTTAACTTAAAGATTATATTAATTATATCATAAATTTTTTTGTTTCCTGAATTGTAAAATTAAAAAGGACACTTATATAAAAATTAAATTGTGTTAATTCTATAATTAAGAAAAGAAAGGAATTAGCACAATGTATAAGTATCTGACTATTGAATCAATAATAGCAATAAAAGAATATAAAAGTTATGGATTTTCGATTCGTAAAATAGCAAAAGCCATTGATTATAGTAAATCAACTGTACATAGAGTTTGTAGATTATTAAATCAAAACTTATTACCATTAGAAATATTGAATAAAATTCAAAAAAATAAACAAAATGCAGGTAGAAAATTAATAATTTTAACTTTAATAGAAATTAATACTATTAATCATTTGTTAATTACTAAAAATTATGCTCTTGATATAATTGCTAATTTTTTAAAGGAAAATAAAATAAAAAGTATTTCAACAAAAACTTTATATAACATGTTTAAAACAAATCGAATGGGTTTTGATGAAAATAACTTATTGAGAAAAGGAAAAAATAAACCTCACAAACAAAAAGAAACTAGGGGCAGAATTAATAATTGTAAGTCTATTCATGAAAGAAATTTAATCATTCCTAATATTAAAAATATAGAAGAATTTGGTCATTTAGAGGGTGATACTATCATTGGTAAAGATCATAAAAGTTCTATTATTACTTTAGCTGATATATGATCAAAAACCACAATTCCTTTAGCAACTAAAAATAATAAATCAGAAAATATTACAAAAAGTATAATAAAATTTATTTCAAAGTTACAAAAAGGAACAGTTAAAACTATTACTTTTGATCGTGGTAAAGAATTTAGTAAATGAAAATTAATCGAAAAAAATTGTAATGTTAAGATTTATTTTGCAGATCCTAGTAAACCTTGTCAAAAAGGTTTAAATGAAAATAATAATGGTATTTTAAGAAGATATTTACCAAAATCTACAGATCTATCTTCATATAAACAAAAAGATTTAAATACTATAGCATTTCAAATTAATTCTACACCCAGAAAATCACTATCTTATAAAAGACCAATAGATTTAATACAATTATTTTAAAAAACTGTCCCATTTATATTTACAATTCAGGAATTTATTAATTTTTTGATCTTTTCGCTTAACTTTAAAATCTAAAATTGTTTCTTTGATATGATTTGAAATAGTGATAAATAAAATTAAGGGACGGTTAAAAAATAATCAACTAAAACAAATAATAATCATTAATATATTTAATATAAAATTAACAAAAAAAGTTGTGTAACCTAAAAATTCTAGTATAGTATTACCAATTAATCCACCAACAAGATAAGAGGGAAAGAAACTATCAATAGTTCAATTATTAAAGGAAATAGGTGATTTGAAAAATCCGTGATAATTATTAAAAATAGTTGAATTTCATCAAGATTGATAATAATCATTAATTAAATTAATATGAAATTTATTATTAAATCAAATATTATCATAACGACTAATAATAGTAATAGTTTCAATTGTTCAAGCGCAGCATATAATAGTAGTAATTATTGCTCAAACAAAGGAAGCTTTAAATTTAAAATAATAATTAAAACAAAGTGGAATTAAAGATATATATAATAATGTATAAATTAAATATTTGCTTCATCCAAATAAAAAAGAAAATATAAAGTCGTCTAAAAATTTACCAATTGGTAGTAGTCTTAATAAACTAAAAGTTATTAATAACAATAAAATTAGAGTACCTAATAAGATACCAATTTTATTATTATTACTATTTTTAATTTGTTTAATTTTAATATTTTTAAAATCTTTCATAATTTTAAACTCCTAACTTTTCTATTTTAAATTTATTGGTTGAGTGATTGTATAAAAATAATATCATATATAGGGGTGTTTGTTACTACTTACTAACCATTTTAATAAATATTATTATGATGTGAACTATTAGTAATTTTTAATTATTTTTTTTTAAAAATATACAATATATATAAATTAAAATATTATTAATATAAGGAGTAAAAAATGATATTTGAGTAATTTTATTTTGTATGTGTTTACTAGTGATAATTATATTGACAATTTCTTTAAATATTATTAGTACTTTAATTGATTATATGGTTATATATAATAAACAATATCCATAGTTTAAATCTTGAAAAAGAATAAAAAATAAATTAAAAGAGAAAAGTAAAAATTAAAGATGGCAATGTTTAGTAATCTGTGTAACTTACAAAAATAACTATGTTTAATTAATTCTAGTAAATATAATTAAATGACTAGAAAGAGTGAGTTACAGATGGCTAAAAAACAAAATATTAATAATAATGATCCAATATCAAAAGCAGTAGATTTATTATTAGAAAATACTGGAGATTTAACAACAGTTTTTAAAGAAGGGGGTTTATATAAAGAATTAACAAAACGTTTAGTTGAAAAAATGTTGAATTCTGAAATGCAAAATTATTTAGGATATGAAAAAAATCAACATAGTAATACTGAAAATGCTCGTAATGGTACAAGTTCAAAAAAATTAATAACTCAACAAGGTAAAATTGAGATTGATGTACCAAGAGATCGCAATAGTGATTTTACTCCTGTAATAGTTGCAAAAAGACAGTGAAGATTTGATGGTTTTGATCAACAAGTGCTTTCACTATATGCAAAAGGTATGACTCTATCTGACATTAGAATGCAGTTACAAGAGTTATATCATGGTGCTGATATTAGTGAAAGTGTTATTAGTCAAATTACTGATGATGTTATTGATGATGTCAAAACATGACAAAATCGACCATTAGAAAGCGTTTATCCGATTGTTTATTTTGATTGTATAGTAGTTAAAGTTCGACAAGATAAACGGATTATTAATAAATCAGTTTATATAGCATTAGGAGTTGATTTAGAAGGTAAAAAAGATGTTTTAGGCTTATGAATTAGTGAAAATGAAGGTGCTAAATTTTGATTAGCTAATTTCACAGAAATGAAAAATCGAGGCTTAAATGATATTTTGATTGCTTGTAGTGATAATTTAACAGGCATGTCAGAAGCAATACAAGCAGTTTATCCTAAAACAGAACATCAATTATGCATTGTTCATCAAATTCGAAATAGTTTAAAATATGTTTCATACAAACATCGAAAAACTCTAGTTACAGATTTAAAACCAATTTATAGTGCATGTAGTGAAGAACAAGCAATGCAAGCTTTAGAATCATTTGAAAGTAAATGAAATAAACAATATCCCCAAATTGCTAAATCTTGATATAAAAATTGAGAAAATTTGATGATTTTTATTAGTTATCCTGCAGAAATCAAAAGAGTAATTTATACAACAAATGCTATTGAATCTGTTAATAGTCAATTACGAAAAGTTATTAGAAACAAAAAAGCTTTTCCTAATGATATGTCAGTTTTTAAAATATTTTATTTAGCAATTGAAAATATAACAAAAAAATGAACATTGCCTATTCAAAATTGAAATACAGCAATTGTTCATTTTATGATAAAATTTGAAGACAGAATTAATCTGAACTAGTACTTTGTAAAACAAAGATACACAGATTTCTAAAAAGCCTCCTTCCTGATGTTTGTCCTTCTTTATCACTCTGAACTATTGTTAAACCTTTAGCAAGATCTACTTTTACTCAACCTTCTGGCATTTTTGATCCAACAGGCATTCATTTATATTCACTAGGAATTCATTGTCCTTTACTTTCATCTGATTTTTTATTTTTTTCTTGACAATCTTTTAATTGTTCTTCTAGTTCTTCTCTTTTTTCTTTACATTCTTTTAACTGTGCTTCTAGTTCTTTTCTTTTTTCTTTACATTCTTTTAAATCTTCTTCTAATTTTTTAACTTTATCTTCAAGACCTTCTAATTTTTTATTTTTTTCTCTACATGCTTTTAATTGTTCTTCCAATTCATCAATTTTATCTTCTAGTTCTTTAATTTTTTTTGATTTATCTAATGATTCTTTTACTGATTTTGCATAAAGACTACTTATTTCTTTTAATTATGTAGAAAAGTATGGATGACCAAAAATTATTCATCAATTTACACTTAAAATATTATTTTTAATTAAAAATTTGTTAAAAGTAACATTATTTAGTGTAAAAATTCTCTAAAAATAACACTTTATCATGTATCATTACTTTTCTACAAAATTAAAGCTTATTTCTTCTAATTCATTAGCTGTTTCTTGCAATTTTTTATTTAATTTTTCCATTTTTGCTTGACAGTCGCTATCATCAACATTAACAGTAGTAACACTTTCTCAACTATCTTCTTCTACTGTCTTATTTTTTTCATTTATCATTTTTAAGTATCCTCCTTTTTATTAAAATTCTCATATACTATTTTTATTAATAATGAAAATTATTGAAAATATTATTTTGTTTCAATTTTAAATAAGATTTATTTAAAGATAATTTTAAATAAATCTCACTTAAAGTTTACAACTGAAAACATTACTATACAATAAACTTTCCTAGAAAGCAATTATTAATAAAATTGAAAAACAATTAAGTTATAAAAATTATTAATTTAATTATTTTAAAATAATTAAATTAACATACATTAATATTTTAAACATTTGATAAGATAGTGTAAAATAATTAGTAGTTTAGTAGTTTAGAAAAGGCTTAAAAAATGACATTAATCAACACGTCTGTGAATCAAAAAATTTTATTAACTGGTTATAAAAGATTTTGTTATTCTTTTAGCAAAATTTTATTAGTTATTCTATTATTTCCTTTTGTTTATTTTTATTCAAAAAAATATCAAAAACAATTTTTAGAATTTTGCTTTTCTTATCAAAAAGAAGGTAAATTTAAAATAAATAACAAACAAACAGTTGATATTAATAGTTTTAATTATCATCAATATGATTGTCAAATTAAAGATCTTAATAAATATGGCTATCCAATTGATTGAAAAAAAGAAAATTATCAAGAATTTACCATTAAAAATGATAATAATCAAAACATTAGTTGTCTAACTGTCATTCAAAAAAAGAAAAGTGATAAATGAGTTATTGGTTTTCATGGTTGAACAGAAAATAAATATTTAGCATTAAGATTAGTGTCATGATTTTATGAAGAAGGATACAATATTTTAACTTTTGATAATGTTGCTCACGGTAAAACTTATGGCCAATATAGTGACATTGGTCTTACTTATGCTGAAAATATTAATTGTTTAATTAATTGAATAAAAGATAATTATCAAGTTAGCAGTATTGGTTTAATTGGTAATAGTATGGGTGCATCAACAATTAATTATTATTTATTTAATTATAAAGTAACCAATTTAATTAACTGGGCAATTACTGATTGTGGATTCTCTAACCTACTTGTTCAATTTCGTTACGTCATGCAATATCGTTATAAAAAACCTTGATGATTAATTAGTAATGGTTTAACAAAAAGATATCAAAAATTTACAAATACAAATATTTTAAAATATGATTTATTAAAAAAAAGCAAAACAAGTTTTCAAGTTCCTACCTTATTAATTCACGGTAAAAAAGATAATTTTGTCGCATTTTTCATGGCTAATGTCATTCATAATTATCAAGTTAAACTCCATTATAAAAATTATGATTATTTATTTTTGGAAAATATTGGTCATATTGAAACCTTACCAAATGCTTATCAAACTTACATTAATAAACCTGAATTGTAAAATTAAAAAGGACACTTATATAAAAATTAAATTGTGTTAATTCTATAATTAAGAAAAGAAAGGAATTAGCACAATGTATAAGTATCTGACTATTGAATCAATAATAGCAATAAAAGAATATAAAAGTTATGGATTTTCGATTCGTAAAATAGCAAAAGCCATTGATTATAGTAAATCAACTGTACATAGAGTTTGTAGATTATTAAATCAAAACTTATTACCATTAGAAATATTGAATAAAATTCAAAAAAATAAACAAAATGCAGGTAGAAAATTAATAATTTTAACTTTAATAGAAATTAATACTATTAATCATTTGTTAATTACTAAAAATTATGCTCTTGATATAATTGCTAATTTTTTAAAGGAAAATAAAATAAAAAGTATTTCAACAAAAACTTTATATAACATGTTTAAAACAAATCGAATGGGTTTTGATGAAAATAACTTATTGAGAAAAGGAAAAAATAAACCTCACAAACAAAAAGAAACTAGGGGCAGAATTAATAATTGTAAGTCTATTCATGAAAGAAATTTAATCATTCCTAATATTAAAAATATAGAAGAATTTGGTCATTTAGAGGGTGATACTATCATTGGTAAAGATCATAAAAGTTCTATTATTACTTTAGCTGATATATGATCAAAAACCACAATTCCTTTAGCAACTAAAAATAATAAATCAGAAAATATTACAAAAAGTATAATAAAATTTATTTCAAAGTTACAAAAAGGAACAGTTAAAACTATTACTTTTGATCGTGGTAAAGAATTTAGTAAATGAAAATTAATCGAAAAAAATTGTAATGTTAAGATTTATTTTGCAGATCCTGGTAAACCTTGTCAAAGAGGTTTAAATGAAAATAATAATGGTATTTTAAGAAGATATTTACCAAAATCTACAGATCTATCTTCATATAAACAAAAAGATTTAAATACTATAGCATTTCAAATTAATTCTACACCCAGAAAATCACTATCTTATAAAAGACCAATAGATTTAATACAATTATTTTAAAAAACTGTCCCATTTATATTTACAATTCAGGAAAATAAAAAGTTTTATCAATACATACGAAATAAAAAAATAGAGATAGGAAAAAGACATGAAATTAAAAAAGAAGTATTCGTTTTGAGTAATATTAATGATGGCAATTTCTGCCACAGTTGGATCATCAGTACTAATTTCATTTGGACAAGTAGCATTTCAAAGTGGATTTAATCCGATTTTAATGATATGTGCCTGAATTTTAGGCGCTATTTTAATTTTGCCAGAAATGTTATTACTAGCAGAAACTGCTATTTCTTTTCCAGGAAATGGAAGTGCTTATTATTGATTAAAAAAAGCAAATTGAATGGCTTGTTCGTTTTGATTGGGATGGATTTTAGTTTTAATGGTTAGTGCTACTGCCGTTGCTTCTGCTACTTTAGCATTAGGTAATATTATTGGTACTTTAGCTCATATTACTAACCAATGGTTGATAAAATTATTTGGAATTTTAATTTTATTTGCATTAGCTATAATCCAAATATTTATTAAAAATAGTTCTGGAAAAACACAAATTATTTTTACAATTTTAAAAGGATTACCAATTACTTTTGTTTTATTTATTGCTATGATTTATGGTAATACAGATAGCTTTAATAGTGAAATAGTTCAAAAAGATTTATCAAAAATTTTTCTTGCAACTTATGTTTTATTACCAGCAACAACAATGACACTATTTGCCTATTCAGGAATTGAAGCAATAACTTATGTTACTGAAGAAGTAGAAAATCCAAGAAAAAATGTACTTTGAGCTTTAATTGTTGCAACAGGACTAATTATCTTTTTATATTTAATACTATTAATTGCTTTGTTAACTATTAATGAACCATTTTCATGATTAGATAAAATGATGGATTTAGTAACGTTTGATATTATGCTATTATCAATAATCCTAATATTTCTCATGTTTTAGCTTATATTTTTTCAGGACTAGCAATTTTATTATTTGTTGGTTCACTAAATGCATTTCTACTTTATCAATCACGTTTAATTTTTAAAATGAGTGAAGAAAAAGATTTGTTTAAATTTTTTCAAAAAACAACTAAAAGAACTAATATGCCATGAGCTGCTATGCTACTATTAATATTTGCTGCTTTAATTTATATTTTATGAAATCAATTGTATGAAGTAACTAATTACTTTATTATTGCTATTAGTTTTTTAAAATTAATTGTTAATTCAGTCATTATCTTTTTAAGGCGCAAACATCCAGACTACCAAAAGATTTTTAATAATTTTTGATTTTACTTTTTCATTATTATTGGTTATTTAGGAGCAATAATTGCTATTGTTGGATCATTTTTAGCAATGTATTATTATGGTACACAAAATAATAATATGTGAGCATTATGAAATTCACTAATTTTAATTGCTGTTATGTTAGCAGGATATCCTGTTTACTATATTAAAAATTATGTAGTTAAAATTGTTAACAATTTTAAAAATCAAAAAAAAGATAATCAATCATAAAAAAATAATCTTATACCTTATTTACTTTCTTGTGCTAATAAAAAATTTTTAATATGAGCACCATAAAGATAATTAACAATATTCTTATTTTTATTAACAACACGATGACAAGGAACAATAATTGCTAATGGATTTTTACTTAAAGCTGAACCCACTGCTCTACTTGCTTTTGGATAACCTATCTTTTGCGCTAATTCTTGATAAGTTAAAGTTGTCCCAAATTGAATAGTACAAGTTTTACTCCATACTAATTCTTGAAAAGGAGTTCCTTTTAAAGCTATTGGTAAGTTAAAATCACTTAATTTTTTATCAAAATACATTGCTAATTGTTTTAAGCAATTAACTACCACTATATTACTACTATCCTTAGCAACTTGACGAGTATTAACAAAACTAACTTTTACTACTTGTTCTACAACTACTATGATTTCAATTAAACCTATTTTAGTAGTTAAATAACCATATTTTTTCATATTTTTTATTACCCCTTTATTTTATTTAAACTATTACTTTCTTTTACAAGTTTTTGTAATATTTTATTATCAAAATTTTGTTTTAACAAATCTGAATTTTCAACAATCTTTTCAATAGATCAATCTCACCATTTTATATTTTGTAATTTTTGAACTATTTTTTTAGAAAAACGATATTTTATAATTTTAGCAGGATTATCACCAACAATAGCATAAGGAGGCACATTTTTTGTAACTACACTTTTAGCTGCAATTACTGCCCCATTACCAATAGTTACCCCTCTTAAGATTGTCACATCATGACCAATTCAAACATCATTTTCTATCACTGTTGGTGATTTAATCGGAAATTTATCTAATTTATCTTTTTCTGTAACTTCTGATAAATTTAATGATTTATAAAATAATGGTAAAGGAAATGTTGAAACTGCACAATAATTATGATTGCCACCATTCATTATAAATAAAGCACCTTGCGCAATTGAACAAAATTTACCAATAATTAATTCATCATCTATCATATTTGGAAAATGATAAATTATATTTTTATTTTCAAAATCAATAGCTGCTTGCTCACCATTAAAATCATGATAATAAGTATAATCACCAATAAAAATTTTAGGTTTAGTAATATAATTTTTTATTAAAAATATTGTTGGTATATGAGGATTAATTTTAGTATTTGGACTTATCAAAATACCTTTTTGTGCTTTATCGGTCAACTTATTTTACTCCTTTATTTTTCACTTTCAATACTCAAAATTAAATCACGAAGTGAAGCTGCCTTTTCAAAATTTAAATCTTTAGCTGCTTGTAACATTTCAACTCTTAAATCAGCAATTATCTTTGTTTTAGCAGCTATTTTTGTTTTACCTTTACTTGAATTTAAAACTTTTAAATCAACATCTAATTCTCTAGTACTTACGATTTCACTCAACGGTTTTTTAACAGTAACTGGTACTATATTATGTTTTTTATTATAAGCAAGTTGAATTTCTCTTCTTCTTTGCGTTTCTTCAATTGCTTGTGTCATTGCCTCTGTCTTAATATCTCCATATAGTATAACATGACCATTAACATTTCGTGCTGCGCGACCAATAGTTTGGATTAATGATTTAGTATTACGTAAAAAACCAGATTTATCAGCATCCAAAATACAGATTAATGACACTTCTGGTACGTCTAATCCTTCACGTAATAAATTAATACCAACAATAACATCAAAAACACCTTTTCTTAAATCTAACAAAACTTTAGTACGTTCTAATGTTTTTAATTCATTATGAATATAAGCAACTTTAATTTTTTGTTCTTGTAAAAAATTTGATAATTCTTCTGCCATTCTAATTGTTAAAGTAGTAATAAATACTCTTTCATTATTTTTTGTTCGTAATTTTATTTGATTAATAATATCTTCCATTTGATTTTTAGTTGGTTTAATTTCAATTGTTGGATCTAATAAACCTGTGGGACGAATAATTTGCTGAACTGGTACATTAAAGGGTTCAACTTCATTTTTAATTAAAGATAATTCATAATCAGCAGGAGTTGCTGAAGTATAAATAACTTGCTTTAACTTATTAGAAAATTCATTAAAATTTAAAGGACGATTATCCAAAGCACTAGGTAAACGAAAGCCATATTTTACTAGTGTTTCTTTTCTGCTACGATCAGTATTATACATTCCTCTAATTTGTGGTAATGTCATATGAGATTCATCAATAATTGTTAAAAAATCATCTGGAAAAAAATCAATTAAAGTATATGGTGCTGAACCCACTTCTCTATTTTCTAAATGACGAGAATAGTTTTCAATACCACTACAAATACCAAATTCTTTTAAGGATTCTAGATCATGTTCTGTTCTTTGTTCTAATCTTTGCGCTTCTACTAACATATTATTTTTTCTTAGTTGTGCTAATGTTATTTTTAACTCTTCAGTAATTTTAATAATTGCCTGATCAACACGACTTTTACTAGTAATATAATTTTGCGCAGGAAAAATTGTAATAAAGGGAAAACGTTCTAAAACATTAGCGCCTAATGTATCAATACGTGCTATTTCTTCAATTTCATCACCAAATAAACTAATTCTTAAATAAAATTGATCATTTCAAGATGGAGCTAACTTTATTAAATCACCTTTTGCACTAAAACTACCCGGTTCTAATGTAATATCATTACGTACATATCCATTTTTAATTAGTCTTAATAATAAATCTTTTCTATTAATTTTTTGTCCTTTTCTCAATTCAAAAAAGTTATCTTTATATGCTGTTGGTTCTTGTTCACCATAAATTGCTGCTACTGATGCTACAACAATAACATCTTTACTAATAGATAAACCATTTAAAGCACTTAATCTTAACATTTCAATTTCTTGATTTTGTTTAGAATTTTTATCAATATAAGTATCAGTTTTTGGTAAATATGCCTCGGGTTGATAAAAATCAAAATATGAGACAAAATATTCAACGCGATTTTCAGGAAAAAAAGTTTTCAATTCTCCATATAATTGCATAGCTAATGTTTTATTATGTACTAAAATTAAAGTTGGTTTTTGCACTTGCGCAATAATATTGGCCATTGTAAAAGTTTTACCCGTACCAGTGGCTCCTAATAATACTTGGTATTTAATATTATTTTTAATAGCTACTACTAATTTTCTAATTGCTTCGGGTTGATCACCTGTTGGTTTATAAGGTGCTTTTAATTTAAACATAACTTTATATTCCTTTAAAATATTCTATATACAATACCATATTATTTTAAATAAAAATAATAATAAAACTTTTATAAAATTAAAATTATTATAAAACAATATAAATACTATACTTATTTTTTGATTTTTATAAGTATAAAAAATTATAATAAATTTCTTAAAAAATTTAAAGTTTAGTATCAAATAAATCCAATGTTTAAAATTGAGTTATTATCTTTTATATTTTATTTTACTTAAAATATAGTAAAATTTTAGCCAGATAATTAAAATAATTTGGGAGATTGTCAAAAATCCGAAATAGATTACTTCATATATAGTCTTATTATAAATGTTAGACAAGAAATAATTAGGATTTTTATGTAATTGTAAGTCTATCTTACTACTATTTTAAAAGTATTACAACTAAGATACTTATAATAACTTTTACTAAGTGCTAAAATTAACAAATAAATTTAAGGAGATTTTAAAGATGAAAATTAAAAAATTACAGTTAATAACTGCATTACTATTTATTTTAACTATTTTAATTATGAGTACCGGTTTAACATTAATTGATTTTAGTAATTATCATTCAAATATGTTTAATTTGTTAACAAAAAGTTATGAAAAGTTAGAAAAAAATGGATTTGAATTATTAAAAACAAT
This genomic window contains:
- the uvrB gene encoding excinuclease ABC subunit UvrB codes for the protein MFKLKAPYKPTGDQPEAIRKLVVAIKNNIKYQVLLGATGTGKTFTMANIIAQVQKPTLILVHNKTLAMQLYGELKTFFPENRVEYFVSYFDFYQPEAYLPKTDTYIDKNSKQNQEIEMLRLSALNGLSISKDVIVVASVAAIYGEQEPTAYKDNFFELRKGQKINRKDLLLRLIKNGYVRNDITLEPGSFSAKGDLIKLAPSWNDQFYLRISLFGDEIEEIARIDTLGANVLERFPFITIFPAQNYITSKSRVDQAIIKITEELKITLAQLRKNNMLVEAQRLEQRTEHDLESLKEFGICSGIENYSRHLENREVGSAPYTLIDFFPDDFLTIIDESHMTLPQIRGMYNTDRSRKETLVKYGFRLPSALDNRPLNFNEFSNKLKQVIYTSATPADYELSLIKNEVEPFNVPVQQIIRPTGLLDPTIEIKPTKNQMEDIINQIKLRTKNNERVFITTLTIRMAEELSNFLQEQKIKVAYIHNELKTLERTKVLLDLRKGVFDVIVGINLLREGLDVPEVSLICILDADKSGFLRNTKSLIQTIGRAARNVNGHVILYGDIKTEAMTQAIEETQRRREIQLAYNKKHNIVPVTVKKPLSEIVSTRELDVDLKVLNSSKGKTKIAAKTKIIADLRVEMLQAAKDLNFEKAASLRDLILSIESEK